The region CCCACATCCATTGCATTCCAGTTCCACGAGGTCTCGGAGCCCCACAGCGTGAAGCCTTGAGAAAACGGACCAAATGACATCAGTACAGTAAACCGTCATCTTTGTAATTTGTAATGTTGGCACAGTTCAATAAGAGATTGACTTGATGCAAATTCTGTCTGAAACAATCTTTACACATGTTTTGGTGGAAATTGCCAATAAGTGGACAACGTGTGTTTCTTCGAGAGAATCTTGCTTGGACGTAAGAGgtccctgattcccaatttcagATCAAATTTtactaaatacatatttattgaaTAAATAGAACATaatgccaaaacaaaaacaactgttCTACCTCAttattgaggtttttttttcctccaggtactctggtttcctcccacattccaaagacatgtatggttggctgattggacactaaatttgagcatgaatggttgtttgtctccttgtcccctgctTCTGACCCATCAGCTGGTgcaggctcctgcaccccccgcgacgtttgtaaggataaagcggttcagaaaatgagatgagagatgaatgCAGCACCTTCATGATGTTTGGTGGTCAGCACAATGTATTTGGCTCCCGATGCAGAAAAGATGTCCATCCATTCCTTGGCATCAAAGAACTCTGCGGTGAACTGGGGTGCAAAGTCTTgatatttgaacccaggagggTAGTTTCTTTGCATAAAGGCCTCATATGAAGGCAGCTTTTGTCCCTTCCAGTACCACCTGCAAGATTAATGTTTCAAAAGCATCGCTCACCGTCAGTTTAGTATTTGATTTCTATTTGtactgattgatttaaaagactGCCCAAAATAAACGCTTTACCAGAACCACTCACTGCCGAAGCTCGGCACAGAGAAGACCCCCCAGTGGATAAAAATTCCGAATTTGGCCTGGTCGTACCAATCCGGAAGCGGCCTCGAGTCAATGGACTCCCAGTTTGGTTCGTACTTGGCTTCGTTGATCCGTAGGTATATCAGCCAAAGAAAGACAAACTTAGCAGTTAATGCAATCATCTTTCTGTCCGAATCACTTCAATAAACTCCTtaatataaaatagaataaaaaagagGAAGCGTGGAGGGCTAGATTTCTGTTTATAAACATAGGAGTCAACGTGGTTATATGACGTAAGAATTAGTATGTTTGATTTAAACACCAATAGTTTGCGTCAAGTGAATTCAGATAACGGTCCTTGGATGCACCGCCCGCGCGGGAGTCACTGTGCTACAGATGACAGTCTATACGTGTTGCGCATGCTCACTTGTATTCGCTACCCGGATGTTTTGATACCAAGATGCGTGGCTACCTCGACTGCCACTGTCACATCTCCGCGGGAGATTTTGACAAGGTAAACATAACATTTATCAGAAGCTTTAATCTTTATTCAGTTTTAAAAGCCTAACCTTTTTCTTTCAGGACATAGACACTGTTATCGAAGACTCCAAAGCGGTGGGTCAATCGCTCTTTCGAGTCTTCTCACTGGTTATTTGTGTCAAAAATGTACTGCTGTCAAACCAAAATACCCATGCAGCAACTTTGATGTAAGAAAttgtaaattttctccaaatgtcATTTGTGAAATTGCATAATAATAATTGCGCCCACTCATTCAACCACGAAAACACAAACATCCGCTGGCTTGACCGCAGTCTGAAATTTAGACTGGAAATAGTACTTGCCAATTGTTTTCAATTTCCAGGCCGGACTGTTGGCTTTATTGGCCGTGGCCGAGCATGCTGGGGAATTTGACAAGATCATTGCGTTGTCACAGAGGTAACTCTTAACATTAAAACTCTGTAGGCTGTTAATCACTTTTTGTACCTGACCATGTACTTATTTATgactatttatgttgactacttatttatgtttattagtTATGTACGTATgctgactacttacttatgtacTAATgctgactacttacttatgtacTTATGccgactacttacttatgtacTTATGCTGACTACTTACTTTTGTACTTATgctgactacttacttatgtacttatgttgactacttacttatatttattacttatgtacttatgctgactacttacttatggaCTTATTCTGACTACTTatgtacttatgttgactacttacttatattTATTACCTttgtacttatgttgactacttacttatattTATTACCTttgtacttatgttgactacttacttatattTATGAGCTCCCGgaacattaagctcgtatctcgaggtaccactgtacttatgttgactactatttatgttgactacttataatATGTACACCTTATGGTGAagcttgtataatgacaacaaaggcattccattcaatttaaatttacattttgatgCTATTGTTCGCCTTAATAGACCATTCTACATTTACAATTTTGTGATTGTTTTAGATTTCCAGGGTTTGTTTTCCCTTGCCTCGGAGTCCACCCTGTTCAAGAAGTGTCTTCTGTTGAACACAGGAGTGCTTCACTATTGGTTCGAATTTTaacccaaatatttttatttatggaaTTGTCTGTTTTTAAGTAACTGGAATAAGTCACAAATAAGTGTTCAGTAACGTGATTAAACCACAGTGTTCACTCAAATGTAGATCTATTCAAAATGTGTCATTagtttaactcatttgctgcctgAACTGGACACAGAgcatgtgttgtggtagttagtaaattAATGAATTTGGAATTGAAACACCCATTTTCGGCCAAAGTCAtccaatttatttcaaattgaaaagacttttacatttctttgagtttttcttcttttttaaattcattacaATGCGTTggattgtttattttaggttacaTTCATCAgcaattttcaattcaatttttttgacttttttgcataggaactattttatttttctcaaaattttattcTATTAATGTAgtcatttatattatttttttaaattttcatcgCAAAATACTTGCGGGCAACGCTAATATtaaaattggatattaaacagggcCTGTACAATATTAATAAGTTAGACTTAACTTTGCAGTAGTGTACGTAtttacaaacattaaaaaaaaatgtttatcttgTCTTTCAAACAGGATCTGGATGCTGCTCTTCCCATAATTGACAAATACAAAGACCAACTTGTGGCCATTGGAGAGgtaagaataagcaaaatattgCAATTGGCAAAACATTTATGGTTAATGCTTTATTAATGTTAAATAACATTTCTTTCATAATTTTATTCCTTACTATGtttaactttaaaatgaaaattggaaTGCGTCTGAGCATTTTCTCATGGCTCTAAAGAAAAGGACAAAATTATGCAAACAGAGAATCATTTTAGCAATAACTTTATAGGGCAAGGAActatttatgattaaaaaaatgttacttcATACCATACAAACCAAGGTGGACATTACATTATCGATCACGTAAGCcgcaatattaacatttggttaAGTGTGTTCTATACAAACAACAATGTAATGGCATATGGATACCAGGtctcaattaaaatgttttttatcattcataattatatttgtccatttaattttcatatatttcaGTACTGGTCAAGGGTTATATTGATAttttaattacatatttttagaattaATAAGGtgtgctatgtttttttttgtgtgtttgtatttaactTGACAATCGATGTTAAAAGGttatcgtattttcccttgcttttttgtttttattatgaaaaaaatatataaacattttaaacaatcCAAAAATTCAACagttaagtttaaaaaattaaaattaaaaaaaacattaggagATTTTCTACTTTAACTTGTCCTAGGTGGGTTTGGATTTTACACCGAGGTACGTGACCAGTGAGTCAGACAAAGAGAGCCAGAAGCAGGTTTTGATCCACCAGGCGCGTCTGGCCAAAGAGCTAGACCTCCCTTTGTAAGTCttcacgtaaaaaaaaaacatgtccaaaATCCCTTAAATGCTGCTAAGAAAATTTTCTCTGCATTTTTCGTTAGAAATGTTCACTCACGTTCAGCAGGGAGACCCACAATCCAGCTCCTGAAAGAGCAAGGTAATATCTTATGTTACTAATGACTACATATGTACTGTAtactattcatatatatattggCATGTTAAAGTCATCAATTAGAATATAGAGGCATTCGTATAGCTTGATGGACCATTGTCTTTTAACTCTATGATGTATGATTGGTCGATGGTTGTTAAGGAGGCAGAATTTGCGAAAGGTCAATTCCAAGGTCCATTAAAGTGCGTAGGCAATTGACAGCACCTGAAGGGTAATCAATAGATGACGAGGAAGCGGAACAATTTGAGATATTCGCATTTGTTTGCCTAAAATAGTATTGGCAtttcaaaatgctttaaaaaacaaaataaatcaatgttcTATTAATGttagcaagtggttagcacatcgccctcacagttctgcggtcgagggttcaatcccaggtgtgTCCTCACTTCTTGGgctagcgtgggttttctctgggtttccacattccaaaaacatgcaggtgaGGCTGTctcaacactctaaattgtccctcggtatgagtgtgaacatgattggttgtcctttgtctctttgtgctctgcgattggctggccaccaattcagcgtgtcccccacctggtgctcgaagtcagatgggatagactccaacaccccttaactcattcactaccaGCCAAGTGGCTAAAAGATGAAAAACCATACATTTTTCAAGCCATTTGGACTGGATAATTCAATTGTTGCCCACCTTCTCCCCACTCCAAAGGAATTAGACATTTTCATGTTAATGGCATCCGAAAAGTCAGGTTCCAAACGTTTTAGCTCAATTTTTAagtaaaacatgttttgaaattATTAATCGCctataaaagaaatatttcatgTTTCATTTAATCGGCAAATATATTTGTCAGGCGACCCTGCTAGCaactaatgagttaaaacagccACTGGTGTTTCTTCAGGTGCGGAAAAAGTGCTCCTTCACGCTTTTGATGGGAGGCCCTCCGTGGCGTTGGAGGGGGCAAAGGCAGGATACTACTTCTCCATCCCGCCGTCCATCGTGCGTAGTGAACAGGTGTGCAACAATACGCTCATATGACAATGAAGCCATGTAAACAAAGTTCATTTTGAATAAGATAAGAAGGCACATTGATCATTTCGGAGAAGTTTCTTTCACATTTTGTCCTTAAACATCCCTTTCGTCATCTTGAGTTTCGACTGTAATCTAGGCAGTTGTAACCGCTTGTGTGTCTTTTGATAAACTAATCAAGGGTTAGATTACGACGTGAGCAAAAGGAGCAACTTTTCGTGGTCCTTTCAGGCCCCATTGCTACACATTTAACACACCTATGACTCATGATTCCTATTTATTGATGTGCAGCAGTTATCAGTCCGCTGATGATATCCATTTGGACACTATTTTGTCTGCATCTCGGGACTAATATATTAATTTCTTCGTTTGTGTCCACCAAGAAGCAGAAACTTGTGAAACTGTTGCCGTTGGAAAACATGTGTTTGGAAACCGATTCACCTGCACTGGGCCCAGAGAAGCAGGTCAAGTTTTACTATGTAATGTATGGTGGACATtttatggtgctcggacgtttggtccccggtcttttggtccccggtcttttggtcgccggtcaaatggtgacagagagtttactgttgaattcAGATCTCAGAATTAATTTAGCACAAGCTCAAGAAAATGGATAGGATAGCAGATTAAATGACAATTTCtgtgtcatttctttttttcaacacGCAGGTCAGGAATGAGCCTAAGAACATTGTCATTTCGGCCGAGTACATCAGCATGGTGAAAGGAGTGCCAGTGGAGGAGGTGATCCGGACGACTACACGCAACGCATTGCGACTTTTTCCCAAGTTGAAATCAGTTCTCAAATTGTGACACTGGAGGATCGAGTCATTCGTATAATCAATTAAACAGAATTGTGGCTcaatttttcattctttttattgttttaagaaTTTCAAAAAGGTTTTCaagattggacatcttttttttcattcattttctgaactgctttatcctcactagagtcactgggggtgctggagcctatcccagctgactttgagccagaggcagtggacaccctgtatcggtggccagccaatcacctggcacaaggagacggacaactattcgcactcacactcataccaaggggcaatttagagtgcccaatcaggcTATCATGCgtatttcccatagaaaatccACGAAggcccagtgagaacatgcaaactccacactggtgaaccaacctggatttcaagttgaacccaagaccccagaactgtgaggccgacgtactTACCACTCTTCCGACATCTATTGTCGTTAATGGTGGCAAATGGTCATCATTTGAATCAGGTGTAATTTGAATCTTcatcctgcattttttttccaccaacaaCTTCATTTTTCCAGACTACCCCAAAAATAAACGTTGAATAAATAATACACACAATACACAGAAATCTGTATGTCATGTAATGGGAATTATTACCCAATTTCTGTACAAAACTCTGGACTGGAAAGTTTGTGCTATTGAAAAGGCGGATGCTGCATAATCCTTTGCTCACGAGCACGTCTTGAACGCAGCACACGTACCCACTTCAGGGACAACCTCTTCCTCCGGACACGTCAAACCGGCACGTTGCCCATCGCTGACGGCTGCAGTAGCAATCAGGACGCCGACGAAAGCAGGCGTTGCCTCACTCGGAGATCTCTAACATCCAACCCTGGAATCTGACCCCTTTCACTGTTTGAAAAGCTACCTCAAAGGGGGATAGGGTTCGAGTCGGAGCCGTAACGACGCCGAGTCAAATGAAGGTGTAGTTTGCATAAACTTTTCCGATGAGTTTATCCTGGTTTCATCAGATTTAAAAGTATGTTTGAGGAGaattagatgtatttttttgcacgtTCCAGGTGTGAGTGGCGGGCGACAATCATGAAAAGCGACGCGGTGTTGCGCGCGAGTGTGACCTGGATCACGCAGGTGGTGGCCCGGGGTACGGCGGCACGCTTGGCCGGTGGATGGCGGTTCTATCACGGATTGGCAAGGGTGAGACAACCGCCGCCAGCTGTTGCTAGTTGAAGAAGTGATGGGGTTGAAATGATATTATTACGAGTTCTTctgttggttaaaaaaaagtttgtgaacattttgtaatggttaatttatagtttttttatcattaaactAAAGGGCGGCCTGGCGGATAAATGGTTAGTGGTtaatgcgtcggcctcacagtgagagacctgggttcaaatccaggtcagtctacctctgtggagtttgcatgttcgccaTGTGGGTACTGTAGTTTTTTCCGGGCActctggtttcatcccacattctaaagacatgcatacCAGgtctggacactctaaattgtccataggaatgagtgtgagcgtggatggttgtttttctccttgtgctctgtgattggcttcATCCTAGTgtggatgaagcggttcagaaaatgagatgagagagagagtgagatgaggaagggagaacatgcaaactccagacaggtggaccgacctggatttgaacctcagagctgtgagtccgatgtgctaaccacttcagCCCCCGAGCCGCCAAATGTGTTACATTGATGTGAAATAATGGAATGATGTTCTAACTCATTGACCATCATTAACAGGACTAGTTGATAGTTTACATTAAATGATCATGTTCCAGtcccattgatggcgatagatgtctaatgcattttgactgggaaggatTCATCAGCATTCAAATGCTGCTTGCCCTTCCCAGTCCAAaagaattggacattttttagcCATGAATGATAGCAAACACCttaatttatgaaatattgAAGCAATTGCAGCACTAGAAAGTTAACTGCtaagttattttcttttcatttacaTGTTGTAAATTTCAATATGCCTATATGCGTGAtataagttatttatttatttaaagcaaCCTCTGGTTTGTATTTGTCTGCCTATTTCATTGTTTGAACAAAATGGGGCAATTTTGGCCTTGAACCATCATGTCATCAAACCAATACCGTccttttaaaattaacattattttcttattttaggaGACTTTGTGCAATCAGCAGGAATTCCACAGATATTACTTCCTTGCTGCAAGGCCAAATCATGGCGGTGTGGCCCGCACGACCAGTACCAAGTGGGCCAGTTGGCGCTCGGCGTGCGCTCCTTGCAGACTGCTGGCTCAAGACAACTCGTCAACAAGGAGACTGACAGCGGAAGACATGGACAAGGCGAGACATGCCAAAAAAGCACACCTTGAGTCCTACAAGCAAGTGGtaagtgtatatttttaatggatAGGATATATTATACATGcatcttcagttttttttctctgttacTTTCAGCTCAGTGAGAATGCGCGAGAGAGGAAAGTGCCCATCACTCGTATTGGACGCCTGATGAGTTTTGGAGGTAAAGCTGTGTTTTAAATAGCAATATGAAACTAACTACTGGTTTCCAAAGATTGGTACGAGTTACACCAGTGTCATGCGGGCTCCCAGTAATgctacgttaaaaaaaaaagactgaattacattttcaaatgtttttttccagcgTGGAGTTCTGTCCTGTTAAATTTAGACGAGAAAAGATTcacatttaatatttagaattgtttattttcatatttttagggAAGCCTATTTGTTACAAAATTTAACTCAGATATTTTTTGCACCAAAATCCAAGTGCAGTGTTCATGCTCACACCAACTGATAAATATAAAACGGTGCTATTTTTAGCCACATTTTGGCAAAGTACCATATCTATTATATAGTATAACATGCaaaattttataccaaaaaaatgacgcAAAGTTCGGGCGCGCGTTATACACGGTCTTTGCTTTTATGATCAAATCCTGGTGAAAAACTGCCTTCCGCCAGTTAAAAAGTCAAATCCGCAGTCATTATGATGGGGGGTGTAGAATCGGTCTTTGTCCGCCAGGTGGCAATAATCTAGCTTCTTTTATAAAAGActtatttgattttcttttatt is a window of Stigmatopora nigra isolate UIUO_SnigA chromosome 13, RoL_Snig_1.1, whole genome shotgun sequence DNA encoding:
- the LOC144206603 gene encoding putative deoxyribonuclease TATDN3 isoform X1, coding for MRGYLDCHCHISAGDFDKDIDTVIEDSKAAGLLALLAVAEHAGEFDKIIALSQRFPGFVFPCLGVHPVQEVSSVEHRSASLLDLDAALPIIDKYKDQLVAIGEVGLDFTPRYVTSESDKESQKQVLIHQARLAKELDLPLNVHSRSAGRPTIQLLKEQGAEKVLLHAFDGRPSVALEGAKAGYYFSIPPSIVRSEQKQKLVKLLPLENMCLETDSPALGPEKQVRNEPKNIVISAEYISMVKGVPVEEVIRTTTRNALRLFPKLKSVLKL
- the LOC144206603 gene encoding putative deoxyribonuclease TATDN3 isoform X2, translating into MRGYLDCHCHISAGDFDKDIDTVIEDSKAAGLLALLAVAEHAGEFDKIIALSQRFPGFVFPCLGVHPVQEVSSVEHRSASLLDLDAALPIIDKYKDQLVAIGEVGLDFTPRYVTSESDKESQKQVLIHQARLAKELDLPLNVHSRSAGRPTIQLLKEQGAEKVLLHAFDGRPSVALEGAKAGYYFSIPPSIVRSEQQKLVKLLPLENMCLETDSPALGPEKQVRNEPKNIVISAEYISMVKGVPVEEVIRTTTRNALRLFPKLKSVLKL